The genomic DNA TACAATCACAACCAACGTCTTATGCGTTGGTCTCTGATAGTTCAAGACTACAACCTGGACATAAGCCATAGGAAGGGGTCTGAAAATATTCTTGCTGATGCTTTGTCACGTGCTATGTAGTATTTTTTGTTGATGTAGATCCAAGCCTTGTGTTAGGTGTGAATTTGTTAAGCATTGCTTGGATTTATATGGGTGGGGGTGTTACATGTCAGAAAAAGCACCTGTCGGCATGGGTCTCTCTCTTGTTGTTCCTTCTCTTGCTTACTCTGCTTTCTCTCCAGGTGATTGAGATGATTGCTTTCCACCTGTGTTTGGAGTGGTCCAATCAGCATGCGAGGTGGAAGTCAATAAAAGGACTCCTGAGAAGCAGGAGCTCAGTCTTGCTCTGCATTGCTGGCTGGTTGCCAGTGTTCCTGTCCTTTATGCTGAGGCTGCTTTGTTATTAAACTTAAGAGTTTTGTGAGGTGGAGGTTGAGGACCGTAGGTAAGTTGGGGTACCCTGTATATTTTTGCACGTAGTTGATCATTGTATAGATACACCAGGCTTAGTGGTTGTTGCCGCCTGTGTAACGTTCTCTTAATCTTTTTGTAGAGAAGCAGGCTAGGTATTtggtttgattttgttttgcttGTAGAGCTAGTGGTGAGTTAGGCCCTGTTTTGTTATATTGATTTCATTTGTTTGGCACAACCTCCAGGTCCCATCCTCCACCCTCCTGTTGTGAACTATTTCCATGTTTGGAATAAAGACCAAATGTTTCACTTCTACACGGACTCtttcacattttattgattGTCGTGTTACAGTCCCTGAATCCCTCAGAGGGGTCGTAACAGATCCGCACAACACTGGTTGACCACGTTGCTGAGGGAGACTGGACTGCGAGTACAGCCAAATCTAAGCCGATACACAGTGGCAAGTGTGATAAGAACATTTTGACTGGAAAATAGGTATTGTAAAAATATCATCATATCAAACACATCTGCACGGTTTCAGTAACTGCTTACAGTACTGTATTCTATGCACTATCAGCACTTCTGTTACCTTTTCCTGTGAAATTACTGTACTAttgtatactgttttttttctacataggATTGAGGGTCAGGAACGACAAGGGGGAAGGCCTCCTATGTTCACAGCACAGCAAGAGAGGGAGATAGTAAACTGGTTTTGGCCAACAATGCTATAACACTCAATCAGCTCCAAACTAACATTGTCAATGACCACGCCAGTTTCAACGATATCCATCAGGTCTCAACATCAACACTGGCAcgcatcctaaaaaaaaaaacatattcaaatgaAGCAAATTTATCGAGTGCCTTTCGAGGGCAATTCCGACAGGGTGAAACGACTGCGGCATGATTATGCAGAGGTATGTATTTACTTTAGCAGTGTGATCTTGCATACTGTCTTATAAtcttttactgtactgtaatatATGTATACTACATCTACACTGAACTACACAATGTTGCCTGACACTGTTCTTCAGAGAGTTTTACgaatggatggagaggagatcCAGCATGAGTTCATTTACGTAGATGAGGCTGGGTTCAACCTGACGAGAACACGAAGGTGGGGAAGAAACATCATTGGCCACAGGGCTATAGTCTATGTCCCAGGGCAACGTGGGGGTAATATAACACTCTGTGCAGCCATTACACAGAATGGGGTCCTCCACCGCCAAGCCCATATGGGCCCTTACAACACAGCACTCATACTTACATTCTTGGACCAATTGCACAACATAACAGCATCAAATCGATCATATGCAATACATTGTTGTCTGGAACAATGTGTCTTTCCACCGCTCTGCTCTGGTTCAGAACTGGTTTCAGCAAAATCCACATTTCACCGTCCTATATCTTCCACCATACTCTCCAATCCTCAACCCTATAGAAGAGTTTTTCTCGGCATGGCAGTGGAAGGTATATGATCTCAGTCTCCAGGCTGAGGTACCCCTCATCCAAGCCATGGAGTAGGCCTGTGACCAGATGGAGGTAGCAGGCAGCAATGCAAGGATGGATTCGTCATTCAAGACCTTTCTTTCCAAAGTGTCTTGCTAATGACAACATTGCCTgcgatgttgatgaaattctctggccagatccaGCTAGGCGAAGAGACAATGtctaggttttatttttatttattttttttttacagtaaacttacagtacaatacgtaaagtgacattttgttaCAGTATTATGAATCTCCATGTCAACATTTTGGGCGTGTTGAGGAATAAATGAGTTTCTTCAGTCTGCaacattggtcttgtgtagtgtttggtgaatttACAtaatatttgtactttgttgatggtagcctactctaATCACAGGGAAGTAGAagtgctaaaagtgttttaggtttagCACAGCAGAGTGTAACTCGTGCAAACGGAGTATAGTAATGTGAAACGTGTGTGTTTAATATGGTAACAAAGTGTGGTTTTTAAACAGAAGTGTATAGTTTTTACAAGAGTGTTTAATTATGCAAAGGATCTGTAGTGTtttgctaattgggtgtgtggttgtgctaattgtgtgtagtgttttgaaaacccGGGCCCTGTTTTGAAAATCGTGCTTAAGCAATCCAAAAAAACTATTTGgggtttgtatacaaaaaagtctctctgagctttctctatataaataccatatatgttcactaactagtctaaaataagacacctgcttaggctttcagctaaaattccaatcaacattgtttgataggcaccagactgaaatctattctgttttgaatgtgtggttaacagttttgacagcagtgtgttagcatttgaacaaagtgctgtaaatctacagtgttgtgcacgttgtggttaaagtcatgggataagtgtgtagagttttgaaaactgttttcaagcaatgaaaaaacaaactagagtgtggtccacatgaactgctgctgtgcagactgtagttagttttgcacatgtgactccagttgtgcccactgtcgtctagcaatcgaaaaaaactgtaatagcaGATGGCTTGTGGGTGAAATGACATACACataatgaggaaaatataagTGAACATAGCAGAGAGCAGTACAGACTATGTgcacatttacacattgttatcaTTAGATGAGTGTCTCTAAGAAAAAAATGTACGCACAGTGCATACAGGATTACGGCTGCCAGCGCCACATTAttatttacagagacccaacaattcccccaagagcaagcatttggtggaACAGTGGACATTTCTCTGTAGCGAAACATGaacattacatcactctcacacacacatatattgtgTTTGCACCACAGGGACTAGGAAAGAGCGTTTTGAGGGACTTTTTGAACTCAGAGTCGGTAGTCTCCCAGCACAAAAGGAActtataattaattaatatggCCGGGACGTCAGTGTACGTCTCTGATCAATCACTTGAGCCATGCAGCACCggcaaaagacattttaaacatCTAGGTAACGAATCTGCTGAAAGAgcaatgcttcatccacacaccCTTCTCACAGCGTAGAAAGCACACTGCTTTGTGCAAAGCTAGGCTAAACCTGTCCTGGACCTGTCTGTTGCGTTGAAACTGATGTGATCCcgggaaagaggaaaaaaaggatgTTTCTTCAAACCACGGACAGTTCCTTTAACATACAGAGATGTGTCCAAACTACATCAATTATGAACAACAGGAGTAATCATTTTAGTTCCTGGAGATGTTCTCCTTTAAAACTTCCTACACAAATATCTCCATTTTGTTCGTCAGTCTTTGTACCTGAGAGTGTTTAGTCTCCAGAAAGGATCCTCCAGTCCCACTGACAGTAGCTTCACCCCTGAGTatcctggatgattgtagctcaggtccagctctctcagatgggagggattggagctcagagctgagaccagagaagtacagccttcctctgagatcagacagcctgacagactgcaaaaacacagaacaacacacaggaacactCTGTCAACATGTGGAGCCATGTGTTACTTTTGTTGGTTGTCCAGATACATTTTGGTCCAGATTTAGAATCCACCTTTAAAATCAACTGttctatttaattatttaacaacaaaagtaaacaatGGAAAATCTTCATGGAAAGTAACTCTGAGtctagaaattaataattatataattaataactaCTGCCCAAGTTTATCGAATCAGCAGACCCAAAGCAGCATTTTTCATCAAGTAAAGTTAGTCAGATTTTAAATGGTCATCAGTTGAATGGGTTAATGAATCCTGACCTGAAAGTCTCCAgcgtgcagtgtggactcttcagtccatcagagatcagcttcactcctgaatcctgcaggtcaTTGTTACTCatgtccagctctctcagactagaggactgggagctgagaactgaggacaaggcttcacagcttctctctgataagttacagccactcagtctagagagacaacaggaaggaaacaagttatttatatttaactcctgttgAAATATAGCGtatttattgatgaataaatcccacttacagagctttgttggaggctttgaccactggcagcagcctcagaagagcctcctctgaagcagagtatttcttcaggtcaaacacattcagatcttcttctgatgacagtaagatgaagaccagagctgaccactgagcaatAGACATATtatctgtggagagacttcctAAGCTCAAAAACCATTGTATCTCCTCCACTAGAGACccatcattcagttcattcagacagtggaacatattgatgcttctctctgcagacagattctcactgaacttcttcttgatgtactcaactgttttctgattggtctctgagctacttcctgtctgtgtcatcAGGCCTCGTAGGAGATTCTGATTGGactgcagtgaaagacccaggaggaagcggaggaacaagtccaggtgtccatttggactctgtaaggccttgtccacagcactctgaTAGAAACGTGTTGATTCGTCTCTGAACACTTCAGACCACCACGATGTTGTTTGTTCttctgacagcaggttgactccagagttgatGAACGTCAGATgaacatgaagagcagccagaaactcctgaacactcagatggacgaagcagaacaccttgtcctggtacagtcctctctcctctttaaagatctgtgtgaacactcctgagtacactgaggctgctgtgatatcgatgccacaatccgtcaggtctgattcatagaagatcaggttgcccttctgcagctgctcaaaagccaaTTTTCCCAGAGACTCAATCATCTTCTTCATCTCTTTATTCCAGTTTGAATCGGTCCCAGCTCCTCCACCATATTTGATGTTCTTCCgtttggactgaaccaccaggaagtggatgtacatctcagtcagggtctttggcagctctcctccccctctggtCCTCAACacgtcctccagaactgtagcagttatccagcagaagactgggatgtggcacatgatgtggaggcttcgtgatgtcttgatgtgggagatgattctgcttgCCTGCTCCCCATCTGTGTATCTCTtactgaagtactcctccttctgttggtcagtgaaccctctgacctctgtcaccatgtcaacacaatcagcagggatctgattggctgctgcaggccgtgtggttatccagaggaaagcagagggaagcagattccccctgataaggtttgtcagcagcacgCCCACTGATGcggactctgtaacatcagtcaggatctcagtgttgcggaagtccagaggaagtcgacactcatccagaccgtcaaagatgaacacaacctggaactcttcaaacctgcagattcctgcttctgTGATTTCACTGAAGAAGCGatgaacaagttccaccaagctgtaccttttctctttcagcacattcagctctctgaaagtgaatggaaatatgaactggatgtcctggttggctttgtcttctgcccagtccagagtgaacttctgtgttaggACTGTTTTACCaatgccagccactccctttgtcatcactgttctgattggttcatctcttccaggtggggctttaaagatgtcttcacatctgattattgtttctggtctgtctggtttcctggatgctgtttcaatctgcctgacctcatgttcatcattgacctctgcagtccctccctccATGATGTAGATCTgtgtgaacatctgattcagaagggttgggtttcctgctttagcaatcccctcaaacacgCACTGG from Perca fluviatilis chromosome 2, GENO_Pfluv_1.0, whole genome shotgun sequence includes the following:
- the LOC120571031 gene encoding protein NLRC3-like — its product is MKKDELADRLQSRSFAGVCKRKLKSNLNKKFQCVFEGIAKAGNPTLLNQMFTQIYIMEGGTAEVNDEHEVRQIETASRKPDRPETIIRCEDIFKAPPGRDEPIRTVMTKGVAGIGKTVLTQKFTLDWAEDKANQDIQFIFPFTFRELNVLKEKRYSLVELVHRFFSEITEAGICRFEEFQVVFIFDGLDECRLPLDFRNTEILTDVTESASVGVLLTNLIRGNLLPSAFLWITTRPAAANQIPADCVDMVTEVRGFTDQQKEEYFSKRYTDGEQASRIISHIKTSRSLHIMCHIPVFCWITATVLEDVLRTRGGGELPKTLTEMYIHFLVVQSKRKNIKYGGGAGTDSNWNKEMKKMIESLGKLAFEQLQKGNLIFYESDLTDCGIDITAASVYSGVFTQIFKEERGLYQDKVFCFVHLSVQEFLAALHVHLTFINSGVNLLSEEQTTSWWSEVFRDESTRFYQSAVDKALQSPNGHLDLFLRFLLGLSLQSNQNLLRGLMTQTGSSSETNQKTVEYIKKKFSENLSAERSINMFHCLNELNDGSLVEEIQWFLSLGSLSTDNMSIAQWSALVFILLSSEEDLNVFDLKKYSASEEALLRLLPVVKASNKAL